The Larimichthys crocea isolate SSNF chromosome XI, L_crocea_2.0, whole genome shotgun sequence genome has a segment encoding these proteins:
- the LOC109140070 gene encoding uncharacterized protein LOC109140070 — MSSAGGSSLQVHAIRVGPGQELLGSLQAFVEERRLRAPFIITCVGSVTKATLRLANATATNTNEVIHLDGRFEIVSLVGTLNPDAHLHISLSDIEGKTTGGHVLGGLEVFTTAEVVIGEAVDLKFTREMDGRTGFPELVVQARSQSKDD, encoded by the exons ATG AGTTCAGCAGGAGGATCATCCCTGCAGGTCCACGCGATCCGGGTCGGTCCGGGTCAGGAGCTGTTGGGATCTCTGCAGGCGTTTGTGGAGGAGAGGCGCCTCCGAGCGCCGTTCATCATCACCTGCGTGGGCAGCGTCACCAAGGCGACGCTCCGGCTCGCCAACGCCACGGCAACAAACACAAACGAG GTGATCCACCTCGACGGGAGGTTCGAGATCGTCTCCCTGGTCGGCACGCTGAACCCGGATGCCCACCTCCACATCAGCCTGTCGGACATCGAGGGTAAGACGACCGGAGGTCACGTGCTGGGAGGTCTGGAGGTGTTCACCACAGCCGAGGTGGTCATCGGCGAGGCGGTCGACCTGAAGTTCACCAGAGagatggacggacggacgggCTTCCCTGAGCTCGTGGTCCAAGCTCGCTCACAGAGCAAAGACGACTGA